From the Streptomyces nigrescens genome, one window contains:
- a CDS encoding DUF4129 domain-containing protein: protein MTTGGNGAALIRLIARPDDDIPVRTPRVPAQEAAERELSDPRYHQHDPNPIQRALDWLWERVNDLFHAAAGATPGGWIGLLAIAAFVLLLVVALRLRLGAVRRTPTTSGALFSDTPRTAAEHRAAADRHAAEGRWNQAIQDRMRAVVLALEERTLLTPGPGRTADEAATEAGWALPAYADRLRTAARTFDDVTYGGRPGTERAYTLLTGLDTDLQHAKPDLATTPTRSRG, encoded by the coding sequence GTGACCACAGGGGGGAACGGGGCCGCGCTCATACGACTCATCGCGCGCCCCGACGACGACATACCGGTGCGGACTCCACGCGTCCCCGCCCAAGAGGCGGCCGAGCGCGAACTGTCCGACCCTCGGTACCACCAGCACGACCCCAACCCGATCCAGCGTGCCCTCGATTGGCTCTGGGAACGCGTCAACGACCTCTTCCACGCGGCCGCGGGCGCCACACCGGGTGGCTGGATCGGGCTTCTCGCCATCGCCGCATTCGTCCTGCTGCTCGTGGTCGCACTCCGGCTGCGGCTCGGCGCGGTGCGCCGCACTCCGACCACGAGCGGTGCGCTCTTCTCCGACACCCCCCGCACCGCCGCCGAACACCGCGCCGCCGCCGACCGGCACGCCGCCGAGGGCCGCTGGAACCAGGCGATCCAAGACCGCATGCGCGCGGTCGTCCTCGCCCTCGAGGAACGGACACTGCTCACCCCTGGCCCCGGCCGCACCGCCGATGAGGCGGCCACCGAAGCGGGTTGGGCACTCCCCGCGTACGCCGACCGGCTGCGTACCGCGGCACGCACCTTCGACGACGTCACATACGGCGGCCGCCCCGGCACGGAACGGGCGTACACCCTCCTGACCGGCCTCGACACCGACCTGCAACACGCCAAGCCCGACCTGGCCACGACCCCGACCAGGAGCCGCGGATGA
- a CDS encoding AAA family ATPase: protein MSTPTADSARASLEDLRTEIAKAVVGQDPAVTGLVVALLCRGHVLLEGAPGVAKTLLVRALSAALELDTKRVQFTPDLMPSDVTGSLVYDARSAEFSFQPGPVFTNLLLADEINRTPPKTQASLLEAMEERQVTVDGTARPLPEPFLVAATQNPVEYEGTYPLPEAQLDRFLLKLTVPLPARHDEIDILTRHAAGFSPRDLSAAGLRPVASTADLDAARAAVAKTAVSPEVTGYIVDICRATRESPSLSLGVSPRGATALLSTSRAWAWLTGRDYVTPDDVKALALPTLRHRVQLRPEAEMEGVTADSVINAVLAHLPVPR from the coding sequence GTGAGCACCCCGACCGCTGACAGCGCCCGAGCCTCCCTGGAGGACCTGCGCACCGAGATAGCCAAGGCCGTTGTAGGCCAGGACCCCGCCGTCACCGGCTTGGTCGTCGCACTGCTCTGTCGCGGTCATGTGCTCCTCGAAGGCGCCCCCGGCGTCGCCAAAACCCTGCTCGTTCGCGCCCTGTCGGCCGCTCTCGAACTCGACACCAAGCGCGTCCAGTTCACCCCTGACCTGATGCCGAGCGATGTCACCGGCTCGCTGGTCTACGACGCCCGCAGCGCCGAGTTCTCCTTCCAGCCGGGCCCCGTCTTCACCAACCTCCTGCTCGCCGACGAGATCAACCGCACGCCACCCAAAACCCAGGCGTCGCTGCTCGAAGCGATGGAGGAGCGTCAGGTGACCGTCGACGGCACAGCTCGTCCCCTCCCCGAGCCGTTCCTGGTAGCCGCCACACAGAACCCCGTGGAGTACGAGGGCACTTACCCGCTCCCCGAGGCCCAGCTCGACCGGTTCCTGCTGAAGCTGACGGTGCCGCTCCCCGCCCGCCACGATGAGATAGACATCCTCACCCGGCACGCGGCCGGCTTCAGCCCCCGCGACCTCAGTGCCGCAGGGCTGCGCCCTGTCGCCTCCACCGCTGACCTCGACGCTGCGCGAGCCGCGGTCGCCAAGACCGCCGTCTCCCCCGAAGTCACCGGCTATATCGTCGATATCTGCCGTGCCACCCGCGAATCCCCCTCGCTCTCTCTCGGCGTCTCCCCCCGAGGCGCCACCGCTCTGCTCTCCACGTCACGAGCCTGGGCCTGGCTCACCGGCCGCGACTATGTCACCCCCGACGACGTCAAGGCCCTTGCTCTTCCTACGCTCCGACATCGTGTCCAGCTCCGCCCCGAAGCGGAGATGGAGGGAGTCACTGCAGACTCCGTGATCAACGCCGTACTCGCTCATCTCCCCGTCCCCCGCTGA
- a CDS encoding DUF4350 domain-containing protein, with product MTTAAPDTSALPPTVRSLWNRSRGPLLALLLLVISGVAIAALQSGEQHGRLDPRSYDRTGSRAIAQLLASHDVSTQVVTTSEEAAAAAGPHTTLLVTNPEMLTQDQLTGLHTATAHTPGRTVLLAPDSSALETFAPGVRTDSPADISARRPACSLPEAQRAGNALLGGLSYTTSAGGTDRCYLSGDRPTLLRLPAPRTGRDTVLLGSPDLLYNHHLAEHGNASLALQLLGTHKHLVWYLPSMSDPSSAQDDQRGFLDLVPSGWYWALLQLTFAAALAALWRARRLGPLVPEKLPVTVPAAETTEGHARLYEQANARDRASSVLRSATRTRLAPLIGVSPAHAHTPDILLPALHAHLTTAPGVDADLHVLLFGPAPADDKALVHLADQLDELESSIVSQERHAPREHPDR from the coding sequence ATGACCACGGCCGCCCCGGACACCTCCGCACTCCCTCCCACCGTTCGCAGCCTGTGGAACCGGTCCCGCGGACCGCTGCTCGCGCTCCTCCTGCTCGTCATCAGCGGTGTGGCGATCGCGGCTCTGCAGTCCGGCGAACAGCACGGGCGGCTCGACCCCCGGTCCTACGACCGGACCGGAAGCCGGGCCATCGCCCAACTCCTGGCCTCTCACGACGTCTCCACCCAGGTCGTGACCACCTCCGAGGAAGCCGCCGCCGCGGCCGGCCCGCACACCACACTCCTCGTCACCAACCCCGAGATGCTGACGCAAGATCAGCTGACGGGCCTGCACACCGCGACCGCCCACACCCCCGGCCGCACTGTCCTCCTTGCCCCCGACTCCTCGGCCCTCGAAACCTTCGCCCCCGGCGTCCGGACGGATTCCCCGGCCGATATCTCGGCCCGCAGGCCCGCCTGTTCCCTGCCGGAGGCCCAACGCGCGGGGAACGCCCTCCTGGGCGGCCTCAGTTACACAACTTCCGCCGGCGGAACCGATCGTTGCTACCTCAGCGGCGACCGTCCCACCCTGCTGCGCCTGCCGGCCCCCCGCACCGGCCGCGACACCGTGCTCCTCGGCTCCCCCGATTTGCTCTACAACCACCACCTCGCCGAGCACGGCAACGCCTCGCTGGCCCTTCAACTCCTCGGTACGCACAAGCATCTGGTCTGGTACCTCCCCTCCATGAGCGACCCGTCCTCCGCTCAGGACGACCAGCGCGGCTTCCTCGATCTCGTCCCTTCCGGCTGGTACTGGGCCCTGCTCCAACTCACCTTTGCCGCCGCCCTCGCGGCCCTGTGGCGCGCCCGTCGTCTCGGCCCACTGGTGCCGGAAAAGCTCCCTGTCACCGTCCCGGCCGCCGAGACCACCGAGGGGCACGCCCGCCTGTACGAGCAGGCCAACGCCCGCGACCGGGCTTCCTCCGTGCTGCGCTCCGCGACCCGCACACGACTCGCCCCCCTCATCGGTGTGTCCCCGGCCCACGCCCACACCCCCGACATCCTTCTCCCGGCCCTTCACGCCCACTTGACCACCGCCCCCGGCGTCGATGCAGACCTCCATGTCCTGCTCTTCGGCCCGGCCCCCGCGGACGACAAGGCCTTGGTCCACCTGGCCGACCAACTCGACGAACTCGAATCCTCGATCGTTTCCCAAGAGAGGCACGCCCCCCGTGAGCACCCCGACCGCTGA